The following are encoded in a window of Pristis pectinata isolate sPriPec2 chromosome 1, sPriPec2.1.pri, whole genome shotgun sequence genomic DNA:
- the srp14 gene encoding signal recognition particle 14 kDa protein encodes MVLLENDSFLTELTRLFQKCRTSGSIYLTMKKYDGRTKPVPRKGNPDNFEPADNKCLLRATDGKKKISTVISSKEVNKFQMAYSNLLRAHMDGLKKKDKKSKSKKTKATQ; translated from the exons ATGGTGCTGCTGGAGAACGACTCG TTCCTGACAGAGCTAACCCGGCTTTTCCAGAAATGCCGAACCTCAGGAAGCATTTACCTCACCATGAAGAAAT ATGATGGTCGGACAAAGCCAGTCCCGCGGAAAGGGAACCCTGACAATTTTGAACCTGCTGATAACAAGTGTCTCCTGCGGGCAACTGATGGAAAAAAGAAGATCAGCACAGTG ATAAGCTCCAAGGAAGTAAACAAGTTTCAGATG GCATATTCAAACCTGTTGCGGGCGCACATGGATGGTTTAAAGAAGAAAGACAAAAAGAGCAAGAGTAAGAAGACAAAGGCCACGCAGTGA